TAAAGGAATAGATATACTAATAGAACCACAAACTTCGGATTTAGAATTAAAAATTGGACAACCAATGCAATATAATCCTAATTCATATTCTTCGTATTCTACAGCATAACCATTTTTCTTAGCCAATTTTAGATTATCCATTAATGTTTCAAGATTAACAATAGTTCTAGCTGTATATTTTATAATATCTGTTTGATTCCAAATGTTTTTAATGTCTTCTTCACTACAATATGCTAATATAGCTTTTCCTGCTGAAGTACAATGCATAGGAGCACGTCTTCCTATTTTAGACCATTCCATATTATTAGAAGTATTCTCTGGAGAGAATTTATCTATATAAAGTATTTGACTTCCATCACGTATTACTAAATGTATAGTTTGATTAGTTTCAACAGCTAATTTTGTAATATAGCTTTTTGCAGGTTGTGCAAAATCAATATTTTGAACTACTCTATTTCCAACTCTAAACATCTTGTATGTTAAAGAATATTGTCCTTTTTTATTTTGTTTAACATATCCATTTTCTTTTAAAGAATGTAATATTCTAAAAGTAGTTGTTTTATTTAATTTACTTTTTTTGCATAATTCTGACAATGAAATATTAGTTCCTTGTGATAAAATTTCAAGTAAATTCATTGCTCTATCAATAGATTGTACAGACATAATTTAGTATGATATTACTCATACACTCCCTTCTACACTAATTATATCTTATATATACTCTAAAAGCAAGTATTTATGCATATTTAGTTGATAAAGATTTTTGTTTATGTTAAAATATAAAGAAAATGGAGTGAAAAATATGAATGATTTTATAATAAAT
This window of the Streptobacillus felis genome carries:
- a CDS encoding IclR family transcriptional regulator, which produces MSVQSIDRAMNLLEILSQGTNISLSELCKKSKLNKTTTFRILHSLKENGYVKQNKKGQYSLTYKMFRVGNRVVQNIDFAQPAKSYITKLAVETNQTIHLVIRDGSQILYIDKFSPENTSNNMEWSKIGRRAPMHCTSAGKAILAYCSEEDIKNIWNQTDIIKYTARTIVNLETLMDNLKLAKKNGYAVEYEEYELGLYCIGCPIFNSKSEVCGSISISIPLSEKENSKSFLLKK